In Acidobacteriota bacterium, one DNA window encodes the following:
- a CDS encoding MFS transporter: MPFPRPDGSDVPPAASPPRHTALVAVLVAALGYFVDIYDVLLFSVVRIRSLSAIGVPAADLLSTGVHLLNMQMLGMLIGGVAWGVLGDRRGRLSVLFGSIIVYSIANLLNALVTSVEQYAVLRFIAGIGLAGELGAGITLVSELVPRHQRGYATGAVAGIGLSGAIAAVVVGDLFDWRAAYAVGGVMGLLLLVLRLGVRESGLFEAVTKTALTRGRFLQLFATRERATRYLAVIAVGIPIWYVVAILITFSPEFGRTMGIVPAPTSARAILFAYIGLSVGDLASGALSQVVASRKRVLRWFLSLTTLGVAAYFLPWDKSPAVFYALCGALGVATGYWAVFVTVAAEQFGTNLRATATTTAPNFVRGAVVPITSGFQALAPTLGLAGAGALVGAVVLAVAFLALARLPETHGRDLDFVEH, translated from the coding sequence ATGCCTTTCCCGCGCCCGGACGGTTCCGACGTGCCGCCGGCAGCGTCGCCGCCTCGCCACACGGCCCTCGTCGCGGTGCTGGTCGCCGCGCTGGGCTACTTCGTCGACATCTACGACGTCCTCCTCTTCAGCGTCGTCAGAATCCGGAGCCTGAGCGCGATCGGCGTGCCGGCGGCGGACCTGCTGTCCACCGGCGTGCACCTGCTGAACATGCAGATGCTCGGGATGCTGATCGGCGGCGTCGCGTGGGGCGTGCTCGGCGATCGGCGCGGGCGGCTGTCGGTGCTCTTCGGATCGATCATCGTGTACTCGATCGCGAACCTGCTCAACGCGCTCGTCACATCGGTCGAACAGTACGCGGTGCTGCGGTTCATCGCGGGGATCGGCCTGGCGGGCGAGCTCGGAGCCGGCATCACGCTCGTGAGCGAGCTCGTGCCGCGTCACCAGCGAGGCTACGCCACCGGTGCCGTCGCCGGCATCGGCCTGTCTGGCGCCATCGCGGCCGTCGTGGTGGGCGACCTGTTCGACTGGCGCGCGGCGTACGCCGTGGGCGGCGTGATGGGCCTGCTGCTCCTCGTGCTCCGTCTCGGCGTCCGCGAGTCCGGCCTGTTCGAGGCGGTCACGAAGACCGCGCTCACCCGCGGGCGGTTCCTGCAGCTCTTCGCGACCCGCGAGCGCGCCACGCGCTATCTCGCCGTGATCGCCGTCGGCATTCCGATCTGGTACGTCGTCGCGATCCTGATCACGTTCTCCCCGGAGTTCGGACGCACGATGGGTATCGTGCCGGCGCCGACGTCGGCACGAGCGATCCTGTTCGCGTACATCGGCCTGTCGGTCGGCGACCTCGCGAGCGGCGCGCTGTCGCAGGTCGTCGCGAGCCGGAAGCGCGTGCTGCGGTGGTTTCTCTCGCTCACCACGCTCGGCGTCGCTGCGTACTTTCTGCCCTGGGACAAGTCGCCCGCGGTCTTCTACGCGCTCTGCGGCGCGCTCGGCGTCGCGACCGGATACTGGGCGGTGTTCGTGACCGTCGCGGCCGAGCAGTTCGGCACCAACCTCCGCGCGACGGCGACGACGACGGCGCCCAACTTCGTCCGCGGCGCGGTGGTGCCGATCACGTCAGGGTTCCAGGCGCTCGCGCCAACGCTGGGCCTTGCGGGCGCGGGCGCGCTCGTCGGCGCCGTCGTGCTCGCCGTGGCGTTCCTCGCCCTGGCTCGCCTGCCGGAAACCCACGGCCGCGACCTCGATTTCGTCGAGCATTGA